The following proteins come from a genomic window of Nitrospiraceae bacterium:
- the dnaJ gene encoding molecular chaperone DnaJ: protein MPVTETKGDYYEVLGVGRDATRDQIKHAYRQLALQYHPDKNAGPDAAAKFRELAEAYAVLSDDTKRKEYDTTGHAGVSERWSPDDLMRDFQFGDFFGGRFGDLSGIFGDFFGRRTRPGAGAARGIDLRYDLDLTLEEAARGGEREIHVTKSEKCGPCGGTGAKEGTKPVSCTDCHGTGQRQEVKTKKDVRLVTLTTCPRCHGRGQIIESPCAACRGNGFQFVSHRLKVKIPPGVDEGMVIRLAGQGEMNANGGPPGDLLIRPHVLRHPAFERHGDDLYAVKNITFPEAALGTKLGIAGLGGEALQVKIPAGTQSGTALRVGGKGMPKVGTKGKGDLFVVVEVRTPTELTPPERRLIEELATLQRQRPSVKTG, encoded by the coding sequence GTGCCTGTGACCGAGACCAAGGGGGACTATTACGAAGTCCTGGGAGTTGGGCGGGATGCCACCCGGGACCAAATCAAACACGCCTACCGTCAGCTGGCGTTGCAATATCATCCCGACAAGAATGCCGGTCCCGATGCAGCCGCCAAGTTCCGCGAGCTGGCGGAAGCCTATGCGGTGCTGTCGGATGACACGAAGCGCAAAGAGTACGACACGACCGGTCACGCCGGTGTGAGCGAACGGTGGTCTCCTGACGACCTCATGCGAGATTTTCAGTTCGGCGATTTCTTCGGGGGGCGCTTCGGTGATCTCTCCGGCATCTTCGGAGACTTCTTCGGACGAAGGACCAGGCCTGGGGCAGGAGCGGCGAGAGGCATCGATCTGCGGTACGACCTGGATTTGACCTTGGAGGAGGCAGCCCGAGGAGGGGAACGAGAGATCCACGTCACGAAATCGGAGAAGTGCGGACCCTGTGGTGGAACCGGGGCGAAGGAAGGGACGAAGCCGGTTTCCTGCACGGACTGTCACGGGACCGGTCAACGGCAGGAAGTGAAGACCAAGAAGGATGTGCGACTCGTCACGCTCACAACCTGTCCACGATGCCACGGACGGGGACAGATCATTGAGTCGCCTTGTGCTGCCTGTCGGGGGAACGGGTTTCAATTCGTGTCTCATAGACTCAAGGTCAAGATTCCGCCCGGCGTCGACGAAGGAATGGTCATTCGCCTGGCAGGCCAGGGGGAAATGAACGCCAATGGAGGGCCGCCGGGTGATCTGCTGATCCGGCCGCATGTGTTGCGGCACCCTGCTTTCGAGCGGCATGGCGACGATCTGTATGCGGTCAAGAACATCACCTTTCCCGAGGCCGCGCTGGGGACGAAACTGGGAATCGCAGGACTTGGCGGAGAAGCGTTGCAAGTGAAAATCCCGGCCGGCACACAGAGCGGGACAGCGTTGCGAGTGGGAGGGAAAGGGATGCCGAAGGTGGGAACCAAAGGAAAAGGCGATCTCTTCGTTGTTGTCGAAGTGCGCACGCCCACAGAGTTGACACCGCCGGAGCGTCGGCTCATCGAAGAATTGGCCACCTTGCAACGGCAACGACCTTCCGTCAAGACGGGATGA
- a CDS encoding efflux RND transporter periplasmic adaptor subunit has product MTTEPHEPPHHVPVTEVITDPAAPPAHDRSASLPEQKRILPISVIPRPFSDKRSRLPWLLSLATILTALAAATWYWWSFGTQPVQYNTTPVDRGPITAIVTATGTVNPVVSVQVGSQVSGKIAKLFADFNSVVKEGQLLAQIDEQPFQARVSQAQAALKSATGNLAKAENMAAQRKRERDRMARLRKQAFVSQADLDLAETNYRDADANVEVVQAELDQARATLSSAELDLGYTSIYSPVNGIVVSRNVDVGQTVAASFQTPTLFVIAQDLTQMQVDANVSEADIGGVAEGKSANFRVDAYPKQFFEGTITQVRNAPISIQNVVTYDVVITVDNRDLKLKPGMTANVTIVTAKKENPLRVPNAALRFRMPGMPVDRKTTQVWVLEEEKAPKQTTVTTGIVDSLYTEIAEGPLKEGDRVVIGIETPEEQTRKKLPPGFDTGPRMR; this is encoded by the coding sequence ATGACGACTGAACCCCATGAACCCCCTCATCATGTTCCCGTCACTGAGGTGATCACAGATCCCGCCGCCCCGCCAGCCCACGATCGTTCCGCCTCGTTGCCGGAACAGAAACGTATCCTCCCCATCTCTGTCATTCCTCGCCCCTTTTCAGATAAACGATCTCGTCTCCCGTGGCTTCTCAGCCTCGCAACCATCCTTACCGCTCTGGCCGCAGCCACATGGTACTGGTGGAGTTTCGGCACACAGCCAGTCCAATACAACACCACGCCGGTTGATCGAGGTCCGATCACGGCCATCGTCACAGCCACCGGAACCGTCAATCCTGTCGTCTCCGTTCAGGTTGGCAGCCAGGTCTCGGGCAAGATCGCAAAGCTCTTCGCGGATTTCAACTCCGTCGTCAAGGAAGGACAACTTCTAGCCCAGATCGACGAGCAACCGTTCCAAGCTCGTGTGAGCCAAGCCCAAGCCGCCTTGAAAAGCGCCACAGGAAATCTGGCCAAAGCCGAGAACATGGCGGCACAGCGCAAGCGTGAGCGCGATCGTATGGCCAGGTTGCGAAAACAGGCATTCGTGTCGCAGGCTGACCTCGATCTCGCCGAGACCAATTATCGGGACGCCGACGCCAATGTCGAAGTGGTGCAGGCGGAGTTGGATCAAGCCCGGGCGACGCTCTCCTCCGCCGAACTGGATCTCGGCTACACCTCAATCTATTCGCCGGTCAACGGCATCGTCGTGTCTCGGAACGTGGATGTCGGCCAAACGGTCGCCGCCAGTTTTCAGACTCCGACCCTCTTCGTCATCGCCCAGGACCTGACGCAGATGCAGGTCGACGCCAACGTCAGCGAAGCCGATATCGGCGGCGTGGCCGAAGGGAAGAGTGCGAACTTTCGCGTGGACGCCTACCCCAAACAGTTCTTCGAAGGTACCATTACGCAGGTGCGAAATGCTCCGATCAGCATTCAGAACGTTGTTACCTACGACGTGGTGATCACGGTGGATAACCGGGACCTCAAACTCAAACCCGGCATGACGGCGAACGTCACGATCGTCACTGCCAAAAAAGAAAACCCGCTGCGCGTGCCAAACGCGGCGCTGCGATTCCGGATGCCAGGCATGCCGGTTGACCGAAAAACCACGCAAGTATGGGTGCTGGAAGAGGAAAAGGCGCCGAAACAAACGACGGTCACGACGGGTATCGTCGACTCCCTGTATACAGAAATCGCCGAAGGACCGCTGAAAGAAGGAGACCGAGTGGTGATCGGTATTGAAACGCCGGAAGAACAGACTCGGAAGAAGCTGCCGCCCGGTTTCGATACGGGCCCGAGGATGAGGTGA
- a CDS encoding universal stress protein gives MKILCAVDGSEFSQWAVEALGAFDRSSLESITLLHVADTHKLKVAGSPRVMSYRGARAALEKAGDVLLQRASQQANVVLSQSAVEPRTKVRTILLAGSPAEAIVRRAAQERSHLIVVGTRGLSDVKGFLLGSVARKVASLAPCPVLVIKRPLSAISRALLAVDNSKGSRAAARFLRAGILPDTAAITICTSAETPVTDLASRYLSDRQLEELKRPVLERATDLVTELREEFIKEGYAVSTEVRMNHVIDTIIKLATANHSDLLVVGSRGLTGMERLQLGSVSESLLKYAPCSVLIVRGARG, from the coding sequence ATGAAAATTCTTTGCGCGGTCGACGGGTCAGAATTTTCCCAGTGGGCAGTCGAAGCACTGGGTGCTTTCGATCGGTCGAGTCTCGAATCCATCACGCTCCTCCACGTGGCGGATACCCACAAACTGAAGGTGGCCGGCTCTCCGCGGGTCATGAGTTATCGTGGAGCCAGAGCTGCACTCGAAAAGGCAGGCGATGTGCTCCTCCAGCGGGCAAGTCAGCAGGCCAACGTCGTCCTCTCACAATCGGCGGTAGAGCCACGCACCAAGGTTCGAACCATTCTGCTCGCGGGCTCCCCTGCCGAGGCGATCGTCCGACGTGCAGCCCAGGAGCGCTCGCACCTCATCGTGGTGGGGACGAGGGGATTAAGCGATGTCAAGGGCTTCCTGTTGGGCAGCGTGGCGCGGAAGGTGGCCTCGCTCGCGCCTTGCCCTGTCTTGGTGATCAAGCGACCGCTCTCAGCCATCAGTCGGGCGCTTCTTGCCGTAGACAATTCCAAAGGTTCCCGCGCTGCCGCGCGGTTTCTTCGAGCGGGCATTCTTCCGGACACCGCCGCCATCACCATTTGCACATCAGCCGAAACACCGGTCACCGACCTTGCCTCTCGCTATCTGTCAGACCGACAACTCGAGGAACTCAAACGACCGGTTCTCGAACGAGCAACCGATCTGGTGACGGAACTTCGAGAGGAGTTCATCAAGGAAGGCTATGCCGTGTCGACCGAGGTACGGATGAATCACGTTATCGACACCATCATCAAGCTGGCAACCGCGAATCACAGCGACCTGCTCGTGGTCGGCTCCCGAGGCTTGACCGGGATGGAGCGGCTCCAACTCGGGAGCGTGTCCGAGTCGCTTCTCAAGTACGCCCCCTGCTCTGTCCTGATCGTGCGAGGTGCGCGTGGCTGA
- a CDS encoding PAS domain S-box protein → MIAEQLASYHSSVLLVEDDPDVSLTLEDHLQHEGYTVHRVMTGKEALHEAEQNPFGAVILDLGLLDLSGFAVLRGLEELDPLLPVIVLTASVQEKHTVGALRRGAFAYITKPFNKEELKIVLRQAVDVRRLVLKISRVEHALSAKEEQFRRVVHTAPEGIVLADGDGRIVSWNAAAECLFGYTEGEMLGQPLTMIMPIRYREDHQRGLERVKATGVSALTGRTIEVYGLRSDGCEFPIELSLSTWKSDDQTFSCGIIRDITQRKEAEANLLRQQIEQQALLDLIPAMVWYKDSQNRILRANRRAAESIDKSVAEVEGQSTYDLYPEEAEQYHQDDLAVIASGQPKLGIVELYETSPGHKRWVQTDKMPYRDAEGNVIGVLVFAQDITERKEAEAALQESERQYRLLMEEASDGMAVVDMDGYFKMANSKVCDIFGYSREELLRLHVKDTYLLAERDLAQQRLNRLRFGKPLRFTRLVQRKDGTVIPVEITATRMSNSRYVAVVRDLT, encoded by the coding sequence ATGATCGCCGAACAACTCGCTTCGTATCACTCTTCCGTGCTCCTTGTGGAGGATGATCCGGACGTCTCTCTCACGCTCGAGGATCATCTTCAGCATGAAGGGTATACAGTGCACAGAGTGATGACGGGAAAGGAGGCACTGCACGAAGCCGAACAGAACCCGTTTGGCGCCGTGATCTTGGATCTGGGACTGCTGGATCTGAGCGGGTTCGCGGTCCTTCGTGGGTTGGAAGAATTGGATCCTCTGCTACCGGTGATTGTCCTTACCGCATCGGTGCAAGAAAAGCACACGGTGGGGGCACTCCGGCGTGGTGCCTTTGCCTACATCACCAAACCGTTCAACAAGGAAGAGTTGAAAATCGTCCTCCGTCAAGCAGTCGATGTCCGGAGATTAGTGCTCAAGATAAGCCGTGTGGAGCACGCTCTGAGCGCGAAGGAAGAGCAGTTCCGGCGCGTTGTGCACACCGCACCGGAGGGGATCGTACTCGCAGATGGGGACGGCAGGATTGTCTCATGGAATGCCGCTGCGGAATGCCTTTTTGGCTATACGGAGGGAGAGATGCTGGGACAGCCGCTGACCATGATCATGCCGATTCGGTACCGAGAGGATCATCAGCGAGGACTTGAACGGGTCAAGGCCACCGGCGTCTCAGCTCTGACGGGGAGAACGATCGAGGTATACGGCTTAAGAAGTGACGGGTGCGAATTTCCCATCGAGCTGTCGCTCAGCACGTGGAAATCCGACGATCAGACGTTTAGTTGCGGCATCATTCGTGATATTACCCAGCGGAAAGAGGCTGAAGCGAACCTTCTGCGACAGCAGATCGAACAACAGGCTCTGCTGGATCTCATTCCCGCCATGGTCTGGTATAAGGATTCGCAGAATCGGATTTTGCGGGCCAATCGGCGAGCAGCGGAATCAATCGACAAATCCGTGGCGGAGGTCGAAGGCCAATCTACCTACGATCTCTATCCCGAGGAAGCGGAGCAGTATCATCAGGACGATCTGGCAGTCATCGCCTCCGGTCAGCCGAAACTCGGGATTGTCGAACTCTATGAAACATCGCCGGGGCACAAGCGCTGGGTGCAGACAGACAAGATGCCTTACCGTGATGCCGAGGGGAACGTGATCGGAGTTCTCGTCTTTGCTCAAGATATTACGGAACGCAAGGAAGCAGAAGCAGCGTTACAGGAGAGCGAGCGTCAGTATCGGCTCTTGATGGAGGAGGCCTCGGATGGCATGGCGGTGGTGGATATGGACGGATATTTTAAGATGGCCAATTCGAAGGTCTGTGACATCTTTGGGTACTCGAGGGAGGAATTGCTCCGCCTGCATGTAAAGGACACCTACCTTCTCGCAGAAAGAGATCTAGCCCAACAACGCCTCAATCGACTCCGTTTCGGCAAGCCCTTGCGTTTTACGCGATTGGTACAGCGCAAAGACGGAACGGTCATCCCGGTCGAAATCACTGCCACGAGGATGTCCAACAGTCGCTACGTTGCTGTTGTACGAGACCTTACGTGA
- a CDS encoding CBS domain-containing protein, with protein MRQTDFLTAACDPKTLTVGRLMQDAVFTCGSRTDALTIARMMTQRSFGSLPVVEADGTLIGIVSEYDLLQAMIDGRDLRKILAVEIMSTNPVTMTEDQTLAQAADLFQDRYITRVPVIRNKRLVGILARRDLLFGYLKALQYWS; from the coding sequence ATGAGACAAACCGATTTTCTCACCGCAGCCTGTGATCCGAAAACCCTGACGGTTGGACGGCTGATGCAGGATGCCGTATTTACCTGTGGATCTCGAACCGATGCCTTGACGATCGCGCGGATGATGACCCAGCGGAGCTTCGGCAGCCTTCCGGTCGTGGAGGCAGACGGCACTCTCATCGGGATCGTCAGCGAGTACGATCTCCTACAAGCAATGATCGATGGACGGGACCTGCGTAAGATACTGGCCGTCGAAATCATGTCAACCAATCCTGTGACGATGACTGAGGATCAGACGTTGGCCCAAGCGGCGGATCTCTTTCAAGATCGATATATCACGCGAGTGCCGGTCATTCGAAACAAAAGGCTAGTGGGAATTCTTGCACGGCGCGATCTGCTGTTCGGGTATCTCAAAGCGTTGCAATACTGGTCGTGA
- a CDS encoding CBS domain-containing protein encodes MSIKKVQRADKVKNFSAATVAQVMEKAVQFAHLKTKGDVIASLMIEGFGAVPVVNEEKRLVGIVSEHDLLAAIDDGHKLDVVRAGDIMTGNPYSVRPETTLGTLVHVLRASDLVRVPVVDAKDKLVGIIARRDVLRTYLASESNSTT; translated from the coding sequence ATGTCGATAAAAAAGGTCCAAAGGGCTGATAAGGTGAAGAACTTTTCTGCAGCGACCGTGGCGCAGGTCATGGAGAAGGCAGTGCAGTTCGCTCATCTTAAGACCAAAGGCGATGTGATCGCATCGTTGATGATCGAGGGATTCGGTGCGGTCCCAGTCGTGAATGAGGAAAAGAGGCTCGTCGGAATCGTCAGTGAGCATGATCTGTTGGCAGCCATCGACGACGGTCACAAGCTGGACGTGGTGAGGGCGGGAGATATCATGACCGGTAATCCGTATTCCGTCAGGCCTGAGACAACGCTCGGCACGCTCGTGCACGTTTTGCGCGCAAGCGACCTCGTGCGCGTACCGGTGGTGGATGCCAAGGACAAGCTTGTAGGGATTATCGCCAGACGGGACGTGCTCAGAACCTACCTGGCGTCCGAGTCAAACAGCACAACGTGA
- a CDS encoding helix-hairpin-helix domain-containing protein — translation MSIEENRAVASKLREVALLLEEQGANRFRVRAYRTAADTLERLPTPVTHILQQQGTDGLQALPGIGVSLARSIHTLIVTGRLPMLDRVRGEMDSVALLASIPGIGPALATRLHDDLHIHTLEQLEIAAHDGRLADIEGVGPKKLQGIIDSLSARLGRIRTQSQTTGLSAPAEPPVEELFDVDREYREAVQAGILQRIAPHRFNPKREAWLPILHTTRGTRHYTATFSNSALAHQLKKTHDWVLLYYDDEHHGEHQRTMVTGHQPPFVNKRVVRGRESACEEYYRTGERHTVVGIQNG, via the coding sequence ATGAGCATCGAAGAGAATCGAGCAGTCGCCAGCAAACTGCGAGAGGTCGCACTGCTGCTCGAAGAGCAAGGCGCGAATCGCTTCCGTGTGCGAGCCTATCGAACTGCAGCCGACACGCTTGAACGTCTGCCGACTCCCGTGACGCACATCCTGCAGCAGCAAGGCACGGACGGCTTACAGGCTCTTCCCGGTATCGGGGTGAGTCTGGCGCGGTCGATTCATACGTTGATCGTCACCGGCCGGCTGCCGATGCTGGACCGTGTCCGAGGCGAGATGGACTCGGTCGCGCTGTTGGCTTCGATTCCCGGCATCGGCCCGGCTCTCGCGACACGACTGCACGATGATTTGCATATCCATACGTTGGAGCAGCTTGAAATAGCCGCGCACGACGGACGGCTCGCCGACATTGAAGGAGTCGGCCCCAAAAAACTTCAGGGAATCATCGACTCGCTCAGCGCTCGCCTCGGTCGGATCAGAACACAGAGCCAAACCACCGGCCTTTCTGCTCCCGCCGAGCCTCCCGTCGAAGAGCTCTTCGATGTAGATCGTGAATATCGGGAAGCTGTACAGGCCGGCATACTGCAGAGGATCGCCCCGCATCGTTTCAACCCCAAGCGGGAGGCCTGGCTGCCGATCCTCCACACCACAAGAGGAACTCGGCACTACACCGCCACGTTCTCGAACAGCGCGCTGGCTCACCAGTTGAAGAAAACACACGACTGGGTCCTGCTCTACTATGACGACGAACACCACGGCGAGCATCAACGGACCATGGTCACCGGCCACCAGCCGCCTTTCGTCAACAAACGCGTGGTCCGGGGTCGGGAATCAGCATGTGAAGAGTATTACCGAACCGGTGAGAGGCACACCGTCGTGGGAATTCAAAACGGATAG
- a CDS encoding ABC transporter permease has translation MSFLWLTILSALRILCRNPLRAGLTMLGIIIGIGAVVAMVSLGQGATASVQAEIASLGTNVLIIVPGATTVGGVRGGLGSVSTLTVDDALDIEKKVMNVTAAIYGNRSVLQVIHENKNWSTVVLGTTPEFPEIRSWPVAQGNFFTQSDMDTATKVTVLGKTAAQNLFEPGEEIIGSQIRIKNVPLRVIGILTPKGQSITGQDQDDLVILPFSTAERKVLGTKFLGTVGIILVATRTRYDISAVVDDIKDLLRTRHHLHQSEEDDFTIRTMEDIAKTIAGTSRTMMLMLMGIASISLIVGGIGIMNILLVSVTERTREIGLRMAVGAKRAHILLQFLIEAIILTAIGGALGVGAGIAIARLMTAMIGWPTIISSQAIGVAFLFSLIVGIFFGLYPANKASKLNPIEALRYE, from the coding sequence ATGTCTTTTTTATGGCTCACCATTCTCTCGGCCCTCCGGATCCTCTGCCGGAATCCGCTGCGGGCCGGACTCACCATGCTCGGCATCATCATCGGCATCGGAGCCGTTGTCGCGATGGTCAGCCTCGGTCAGGGCGCGACCGCATCGGTCCAGGCCGAGATCGCCAGCCTTGGGACGAACGTGCTGATCATCGTCCCGGGCGCTACCACGGTCGGCGGTGTGAGGGGAGGACTTGGTTCGGTGTCGACGTTGACGGTCGATGATGCGCTGGACATCGAAAAAAAAGTGATGAACGTCACGGCAGCCATCTACGGCAACCGCTCGGTTCTCCAGGTGATTCATGAGAATAAGAACTGGAGCACCGTGGTTCTGGGCACAACCCCTGAATTCCCTGAAATTCGCAGCTGGCCGGTTGCTCAGGGCAACTTCTTTACACAATCGGACATGGATACAGCGACGAAAGTCACCGTGCTGGGGAAAACCGCCGCCCAGAATCTCTTCGAGCCGGGTGAAGAGATCATCGGCAGTCAGATTCGCATTAAAAACGTCCCGCTCCGTGTGATCGGCATCCTGACTCCCAAGGGTCAGTCCATCACAGGCCAGGATCAGGATGATCTCGTCATCCTCCCCTTTTCCACGGCTGAACGAAAAGTCCTGGGCACGAAATTCCTGGGAACCGTCGGGATCATTCTCGTGGCCACTCGGACACGCTATGACATTTCTGCCGTGGTGGATGATATTAAGGACCTTTTGCGAACCAGGCATCACCTCCATCAATCGGAAGAAGACGACTTCACCATCCGCACGATGGAGGATATTGCCAAGACCATCGCCGGCACGAGCCGGACGATGATGCTGATGCTGATGGGCATCGCCTCCATCTCGCTCATCGTCGGGGGCATCGGCATCATGAATATTCTCTTGGTCTCGGTCACCGAGCGGACCAGAGAAATCGGGCTTCGCATGGCAGTCGGTGCCAAACGCGCGCACATCCTCCTGCAGTTTTTGATCGAAGCGATCATCCTGACCGCGATCGGCGGGGCGCTCGGCGTCGGCGCGGGAATCGCAATCGCCCGGTTGATGACTGCCATGATCGGTTGGCCGACGATCATCTCGTCCCAAGCCATCGGCGTGGCTTTCCTGTTCTCCCTGATCGTGGGGATTTTTTTCGGTCTCTATCCGGCGAACAAGGCTTCGAAATTGAATCCGATCGAAGCCTTGAGATATGAGTAA